One genomic segment of Suncus etruscus isolate mSunEtr1 chromosome 15, mSunEtr1.pri.cur, whole genome shotgun sequence includes these proteins:
- the SUDS3 gene encoding sin3 histone deacetylase corepressor complex component SDS3, whose product MSAAGLLAPAPAPAGAPPPPEYYPEEDEELESAEDEERSCRGRESDEDTEDASETDLAKHDEEDYVEMKEQMYQDKLASLKRQLQQLQEGTLQEYQKRMKKLDQQYKERIRNAELFLQLETEQVERNYIKEKKAAVKEFEDKKVELKENLIAELEEKKKMIENEKLTMELTGDSMEVKPIMTRKLRRRPNDPVPIPDKRRKPAPDILCYLLTDEQIMEDLKTLNRLKSPKTPASPSSPEHLPVTPSESPAQRFEARIEEGKLYYDKRWYHKSQAIYLESKDSQKLSCVISSVGANEIWVRKTSDSTKMRIYLGQLQRGLFVIRRRSAA is encoded by the exons ATGAGTGCCGCGGGGCTGTTGGCGCCCGCCCCGGCCCCGGCGGGAGCGCCGCCGCCCCCGGAGTATTACCCGGAGGAGGACGAGGAGCTGGAGAGCGCGGAGGACGAGGAGCGCAGCTGCCGGGGCCGCGAGTCGGACGAAG ACACTGAGGATGCCAGCGAGACCGACCTGGCGAAACACGATGAGGAAGATTACGTGGAAATGAAGGAGCA GATGTACCAGGACAAGTTGGCCTCCCTGAAGCGACAGTTGCAGCAGCTGCAGGAAG GGACATTGCAGGAATATCAGAAGCGGATGAAGAAGCTGGACCAGCAGTACAAGGAGCGGATCCGGAATGCGG AGCTGTTCCTGCAGCTGGAA ACCGAGCAAGTGGAGCGAAACTACATCAAGGAGAAGAAAGCGGCTGTGAAGGAGTTCGAGGACAAGAAGGTGGAGCTCAAGGAGAACCTGATtgctgagctggaggagaagaagaagatgatcgAGAACGAGAAGCTGACGATGGAGCTGACGGGGG ATTCCATGGAGGTGAAGCCCATCATGACCCGGAAGCTGCGGCGGCGACCCAACGACCCTGTGCCCATTCCTGACAAGCGCAGAAAGCCCGCCCCCGATATCCTCTGC TATCTGTTAACAGATGAACAGATCATGGAGGACCTGAAGACCTTAAACAGG CTTAAGTCGCCAAAGACACCAG CATCCCCGTCCTCCCCGGAGCACTTGCCAGTCACCCCCTCGGAGTCCCCAGCCCAGCGGTTCGAGGCTCGGATAGAAGAGGGCAAACTCTACTATGATAAACGGTG GTACCACAAGAGCCAGGCCATCTACCTGGAGTCCAAGGACAGCCAGAAGCTGAGCTGCGTCATCAGCTCCGTGGGCGCCAATGAG atCTGGGTGCGGAAGACCAGTGACAGCACCAAGATGCGGATCTACCTGGGGCAGCTCCAGCGCGGGCTCTTCGTGATCCGCAGGCGCTCAGCGGCTTGA